Genomic DNA from Elgaria multicarinata webbii isolate HBS135686 ecotype San Diego chromosome 2, rElgMul1.1.pri, whole genome shotgun sequence:
GAGGTGACACCAGAAGTGGGAAAACAGGAGTGACTTTGCACTTCCTGTCCCACAACATCTGTCTAATGTGTAAAGACACTACCTTCATCACTAGAATGGTCATCTTGTCCTTCAGCATCATCCTCTGCAATCACAGGCATACTCAGGGTCTCAGCACCTTGCTCCTTTATCACTTGCAACGTCCCTGCAAAGATGATAGGAAATTAAAGAGAAATTGTTTCCAATTCAGCTCCAtatccaagttagattatgactTTGCCAGTATATTTTGCAGGATGCCTTTCCATTATACACTGCTAGAATTTTTGCATAATCAGCAGCTGGTTACACAGGTGTTCCTATGTCCTGTTCCTTCTAGTCTTCTGTTAAATAGGAAGAGAGTCACTGCAATGGATCTTGGACCAACATTTCAGTATATTTCATAGCGCTTAGTAGAAGCTTTGTGTCATTTTAGAACTCTTcagctgggttcggacaacacaatagtcaaccattgcttaaatagtcaactgttgaCTTTAAAAGCCAAGCCTCAGGAGAAATccttcccgcccccacccccgatttTCACAAATGGACTTCCGTTCCGAAGCCCATTTgtggaaattggggtgggtgggtggaaggatttctcctgcagctttaaaagccAAGCCTCCACCTACCCCAATTTCCAAGCCCATCCaattgggggatgggggtggaaggATTTCTCCTGCAGCTTGACATTTCAACATCGAGCTGCAGGAGAAATCCTTCCAGCCGCCCCAGTTTCCAAGCCCATTTGCGGcaatcggggtggtggtggaaagatttctcctacccatttcaaaacaactattctgaccccagaatagttgttttaaatgggtattgttggttttatgcttttgatggttttaaattttcatatatttgtttttaacgttcactgtttttaacctttgtaaagcgcccagagaacttcagctatggggcgatatataaatgtaataaataaataaactaacaaacAACACTGGTTTAAGAGAAGAAGGGATCTTGATGGGAGGATTTTGCACCTCTCCTAGCAATTGCTCAGTGAGGCCCACATACCAAGTCCACAAATTACGGTGAATATAATACAAGAGCTGGCAAGGAATTTCCCCCACCACACTTCCATTATGCTAGCTACCTCTGTTTCGCAGAGTTTCATTCTTCCTCAGTGGCTGTAACCTTTTTCTGGCTCTTTTAGCTCTAGGTGATACAGTTTTCCCACGATCTGACCCGGATTCAGAGGATTCTAGCTTAACTTGCCGATGACGTCTTGACTTGGAAgcctaaaaagttttttttaatacagacaAATAAATTAAGCAACAAGGAAAACATAATGTGAGTAGGAGGCACAAACATTAACATTATTTCAAAAAAACAAGATAGCAATCAAATTAACTACTGGATCTTGGTCATTATTTAATTCTGCCACCTGTAATGTCATCATACGTCATATTCACtagcagataataataataagaatgatCACCTATCTAGCCAAATCAAGTCAGGAATTAAATCAtatggcaccagaaaaaaaaaacagcttccATTAACCACTAGCTATTAAATTGTGATTTCACTTGGGCATGAAATATTGAATCATGTTACTgctttttgggggaagggggatgtaATTTTATCTAGGAAAACGGTAGAGAGGAAAGGGCTAAACTTCTACCACAATCCCAATCTAATTATCCCATTTTCCTCATGGCTGTTTTAAAGCTTTGAAAGAGATGTCAGAGATCCAATCACAAATCTTCAACAACTTGTCTACTTTGCCCTCCGTCACTGAGTAACAGAAGCTAGATCTTTGCTGTTGCGTTTTAAATTCTTATTTGCcagtgctgcagtttgcttgcctGACACAATGATCATGCAATGCACTTAACCCGCCTAGGTAATTTTTAGAAAAGAGTTGCAGGTTGTTTTACAATGCACTCATATGACAAGACGATAAGACTTATGCAAACCCCAACTAACTACAGTAGGTTCTTCTTATTAGGACCAACTTCTGCCTGTGGAAGAGTGCAAACTCAGAATGCAGGACTTTTTCATTACATTTAATTCAGTAACACAGGCCTTTTTGTGGGGGATGCAAATAAGAATAGAGTACATACATTAACATACATACAAGGAAAGAAATCAGAATAATCAAGTATAGTAAAAGGCATAATTCTTCATCATACAAAATAGTGGAGAATGTAGTGAGCCCTGCATTTCAGTCTAGGATGTAGCAGACGTGCATTTCAGTCTAGATTCATGAGAACAcaataagagccatgctagatcagaccatgggtccatcgaCAGCAGTCTTCACACACTTACCGGGGCAACTGCAGAGTACGACCTAGATTTGATGTCAGCTAGTGCTCTGGCTCTTCCAGATCCCTGGGGAGGAAAAGAGACCACTAATATTACCTGTGTTTTTTCTTCTCAACTGCTATTTTGTTTACTCCCCAAGATTGTTTTCACATGTAAAAAAAGTTACAGAAAGCTATCCATATCAAGTGAAAAAAACTAagttgagggttttttgtttgtcatTTCAAGTAAAACTGCTAGATGTCAATCACTCTTATCTGCAAACTGAATTGCTTTGTCTTAACAAACTGCCCAGACAGTTTTTGTACTAGGGACAGGTAGTCCAGCACCTGTGCCGGCAGTCCAGAGCTGAAGGGTGCTTTTGCATACACAGCGGCAGGGGTAGACACAAGGACAACTCTGTAGTCCACACAACTGGCTTGCGGCAATTGTCATGCAGGTAACCATGGAAGGGGCTAGTTTTTCCCCCCAGGTTATTTCCTACATTTCTGGTTGTGGGCTACAGACCTAAACCAAGGAGGAGGATGAAGGACTTTTATGCTAGGCTATATTGCATGAGACAACAATGTTGGTTCAAGCATATAAATCAGCTGCCCCTTGATTTCATGCATCACAGTATTTCCTTACTTCTGACTCCTGTGAAGATGCTTCATTTTCATTCATCACTTCTTCACCCATAGTAGCCAAGGATGGTTCCTGGAAGAGCAGATTAACATTTCATCATGAATCCTCCTGGGAGATTATGTGCAAGTAGTACACTCAAATCagaagatgcacagggatgtCAAGGTAACATTGCGCAGGACACATGGCTATGAGCACACAGCTAGTGAACTGGGTGTCCCATCGGCATGGGAACTCGCTCTTCCCCCACCTCACACACAGCATCATCTATCAATAACATCTGTATATCTAGACCAGGTTTGCCTCTGGCACATACATTCTGCACCAGTTCAAACTGTTCTGCATCTATATTTTCTCATCTATATTTTCTCTATCCAAGTCCCAGATGCCATTATAATTTAAGATAAATTTGCCAAAGAAAAGTCAACTCTTTCCTTCATTTTAATTCAGATTCACCCTTAAGAAAGGCTATGAGCAGATTCAAAATTCTGTGCCCACATGAAATTAGCTGTTTGTTTACTATTGTCCTGTTTAATACAGCTCAGAGGGATGACAGAAAACTTTTTTTCATGCATCACAAGTATTCCAGGATTCCATAAAGTTAGAGGTGAACCATATGTGTACCACATATCTAAAAGACAAATCACTCCGATCCAGATGTCTATTCTAAACAGAGCTCCCCTTGCCTGCAACATCTTCAGCACTCTTTCCAATGGAAGAATTGATCTTTCAGCCCCTGCTACTTAATAGGAATGTGTACTATAGATCTCTAGAAGAGGGCACATGTCTGCTGCAGCCCATCACCAAGGTCATCCTTGAACCTGGGCTGAAAATCGAGGGTGCATGAAGCAGCATTTTCAGAGATGGCCCCCATTGTGCAACTCTTCACCTAGAAACTTGCTAAAGCCAGTATTTCTTTAAATAAGAGAAATATGTAGCCGGAACTGACTTCAAAGTGGGGAAAAGCTTTCAAATCACCTATACAACATCAATTGGCAAACAAAAAACTTGCAATGACTTACCACTTTATTCTTCTGCCATCGCTGATATTCCAAAACGATATCCTTGAAATTTACTATGAAGTCATCTTTTATCAGATTGAGAGCCTTGTCTGGTTGGGATTGATCCATGGAGATCAGACACTTCATTTTTTGATAATGGTCATGAACATTCTTTGTTTCCTTAaagtggaaaaatatgcatgtggCAAAGACTGCATTTATGGCTGCGTTTATGGCTTTAAGAACAGCTTTAGAGCACTAATCTAGAACAAAAATATTGGTAGAAACATCTATCAGATTTCATAATGAATGGGGTTCTATTGCAGCAAACACCTTTACCAGCAGCCTGGAGCAGACATAAAAATCTTACTTTCCTAGCCCAGAAGCATGTGGGGAGGAGCAGGGTGGGACTTCAAACCCCAAGTTTTAAATTCTGGGTACAAGGATAATCATGGTTAGCTCTAATGCAGATGTGATGCTAtacaccatggtttaaagttatGTGGCCCAACTTCTACAGAAAGGTGGGTACTCAAGAGAGGGCCCTTTGTCAAGTCACACAAAGACTTGTGGAACTTGCTCCCCCTGGAGTTTAGTCTAGCTTCCTCTTTACTAGTTGTAGACTACTAGTCAAGACGTTGGTCTTATCCCATTAAAAATTGTTCAGATTTCtgtagtttatgtattttatcaaattgtttttatttgtacatCGCCTTGAGTGCTCACTGAGTGGGCAGTGTCAATCTAGAAGTATTCTAAGTAAAATAAAGCAAACTATGAAAGGGAAGAAGGGAAATTTGTACAAGGGAATAGTAGGGGACACATCAACCCATGGCATGCTCCAAATATCCTAAGCATGACTAGCAGATCAAGAACCGTATGCCTGCACCAGGTCATTGTAGTGGTTTTATGGCAcacacagggggtgggggaggcatttaaaaaggaaaaggctaTGTGAGATTGGGTTATCTCCAGAATTAACATATTGAACCATGAAAACAAGGAAATGCCGTTTCTGTTCCATGGGGCTCTGTATGTATTGTTAAGATATAACATTCAGGCGAAGGACATTTTTAGCAACGTCACACATTAACATATGTGGATGTTATAGGTGTTTCTTAAATGTATTACACCCATTGTATAAAACATCCACATATTTTAATGTGTGTTACACCAAAGCttcaagttagaacatgttccTGGGCAGTGAAGGGTTGGTGGGTACTGGGgtgattttcatagaatcataaaatatcagagttggaaggggcctacaaggctatcgagtccacccccctgcccaattatttattttatgttattattgcatttatatcctgtcttttttcctccaaggaacccaaggtggcgtacataatcctcctcctctccatttccaaccctgtgaggttggttgggctgagagtctgtgactggcccaaagccacccagtgggtttccatggctgagtggggactagaactcggatctcctgactctcagtccaacaccttagccactacaccacactggctacaaaTCAAGTCTTGCTACAAAGTTCTTGCTACAAATCAACCCTTGTAACAGGACAAGGTTAAAAGGCTGGGTAGGCTATCCGAAATATGCTGTTGTACAACATTAGTGGTCATGTTAGAGCAAGATGTCATTATACCTCTAAGAAGTCAGCTGGGTTAAGCATGGCAACACGGTCACTTGGATCCCTGAATTCACTCTTCATCTCAATCCTATTAGGCATGTTCTTTTTAGTCCTAAAGGAAAGCTAGAGAAAGAGTCACATTGGTGtcaaaatgaaaggaaaatgttgTGGGTGTTCAAATTTACCAACTTAAGTGAAATGCCACTGAAGTTTCAAACATTCTTGCATCATAAGAACTATGTTACTACTAAGTGCACTGCTTATCTCAGTCTCAATAAAGTGTGCATTTCCATAGCATAGAAACTGGCGTCAGACAGCAGTAAATATTCACCATCAAGTTTATCTGACTCCTAACACAGCTGAAAACATCCAAGTCCTATTACTGAACAACTCTTGAAAATACAGTTCAGTTAATGTGTCCTACACTgttgttttgtatattttttgaACGCAGCTATGTCTCCCAGATAAATTCCCTTCCAGGTTCAGCACCTCGGAaagcatttaatttatttatttatttattttatttatttattgcatttttatactgcccaatagccgaagctctctgggcggttcacaaaagttaaaaccataataaaacaaccaatatgttaaaagcacaattacaaaatacagtataaaaagcacaaccaggataaaaccaaatgACAAGACATTTGCccagggaaaagggggggggggagggaatcaggCGCAGAAGGATCAAGCACTGTATACCCTCCTGTCAGCCTTCCCTTACAAATACTCCCCCACCCTTAGTAATACTCTTAGTATTACAAAGGAAATACCGGGTGTGTGCATGTAAGAGATATGTCCATATTTCCATCAGTGCCTATGTGaagtttacaaaaaagaaaagcagggatggggaacctccaaccCTTGGGGGATGTCCATGCAGCCTGCCAGTTTTTCTCCAAGGCCTAACCCTGCTGGGGTTTCCCTATCTCAGTGGTATGGAATGGGGTGGCTTTCTACAGCACTGAGTTGGGAAACCGATGTCAATGCATGTGGCTTTAGGGAAGGGAAAGGCTTTAGTAAGGAGAGGCCGACCCTCTGTCATCCTAGGAGGCAATCTGGCCCCCAGCACTGAAACAGTTCCCCATCCCCTGATGTAAAGCCATGGTGGATTCTGTTCATCTGGATTTAGTAACTCACAAATTTGGGCATTGCTGTGAAGAAGAATGCTTTGTCCATCCGGAGCGTTCTGAAGATATATGCTGCATCATAATGCTGTGCATCTAACAACTCGTGCTGGAATTTACTGACTTCAGGCCAATCTTTGAGTGCAACCCTGATCTGAAATGGAAACACACAGACAGTTCTTTGAACTCAAGTCAGTAATTGCAAAGCATCTATCCACCTCATGTTGCTAATGGAAGGAAAGAGGCAAACTGTAACAGTGGCATATAAGTACATACAATTAAGACTTCGTTCTCACGGAGACAGCAAAGCTGAACTGTATCACTTAA
This window encodes:
- the SNAPC1 gene encoding snRNA-activating protein complex subunit 1, with amino-acid sequence MSGWPGLRTDCEALLSRFQEAESVRYEDFASLWRQHRFHTIFYGKIRTPEQIKFTKEALALVWSYFLPPYTFQIRVGALYLLYGLYNTQLCQPKEKIRVALKDWPEVSKFQHELLDAQHYDAAYIFRTLRMDKAFFFTAMPKFLSFRTKKNMPNRIEMKSEFRDPSDRVAMLNPADFLEETKNVHDHYQKMKCLISMDQSQPDKALNLIKDDFIVNFKDIVLEYQRWQKNKVEPSLATMGEEVMNENEASSQESEGSGRARALADIKSRSYSAVAPASKSRRHRQVKLESSESGSDRGKTVSPRAKRARKRLQPLRKNETLRNRGTLQVIKEQGAETLSMPVIAEDDAEGQDDHSSDEDFIPTKRKRTH